DNA from Rubripirellula lacrimiformis:
TCCGGACAGACCGGCGGCGGACAAAACCGATTCGGGTTGGGCATTCTCTTGAATTCCCATCAGCCCGGAAAAGAAGCCATTGAGCCAAGCGCGTTGTTCATCGTTAAACGGCGCTGTCGTTGGAATCATGCTAGACATGGCGAACAAATGATGGAAAGAGGAAACTAGCGTGGTAGATTTTTACGTTTGGAAACATGTCGCAGCCCGACATCAGGTCGCAACGGTCTGTTGGTCGGCGGGGGACATTCCAGCGGCTGCTAATGATCGAAGTTCGTCGTCGCTACTGCGCCGCGAAAATTCAGCGAACGTTTCGCTATCCTGTCGGCGTTCCAAGTATCCGCCGACGATGGACACGATGGTCGCAACGATTTGTTCAGTGGGCATCGGTGGAAACAAGGATCGACCGATCGCTTGGTTGGATCCCCAACCACCACCGAGGTGCAGTTCATAGCCTTCGACCATGTCATCGTCGACTTCGACTTGAGCCCCTTTGAGTCCGATGTCGCCGATGTAATGTTGAGCACAACTGTTGTGGCATCCGGTGACATGGATGTTGATCGGTTGGTCCAGCACGAACTTCGCTTCGAGCGCCGCGGCGATCACCATCGCATCGCGTTTGGTGTTGCTGGCGGCAAACTTGCAGCCCGCACTGCCAGTGCATGCGACCAAACCAGCGCGGAACGACGTCGATTGATCATCCAGGCCCATCGCAACGATGGCTTGATGCACGGCGTCGATGTCTTCGTTTCGGATGTGGGGAATGATCAGGTTTTGCCAAACGGTCAGACGAATTTCACCGTTGCCATACTGGTCGGCGATGTCCGCAATGCGGCGTGCTTGGTCGGTCGTCATTCGCCCGACGGGCAGGACCACGCCAACGTAGCTTCGGCCCGTTTGCCGCTGGGGGTGCCAGCCGACGTGCGCCAATCGGTCTTCTTGATTGGGAACCACGATGCGATCTTCGTCGACACGGCGCAGAGTGCGGCCCAAGTCGGCCTGGACCGCTTCGATAAACTTGTCGAATCCCCAATCGTCCAGAACGTACTTCAGCCGCGCCTTTTTGCGATCCGTGCGGTCCCCACTGCTGACAAACACTCGCACGATCGCGCCGGCGACGTCGACGCATTCGTCGGGTCGCAACAGGACTCCCGTCGGTCGTGCAAAATCCTTGTGCCCGGTGATCCCGCCCAAGGTCAGTTGAAAATAGACGCCGGCGGGCAAATCGTCCGATGCCTTGGACGAATCCACCGTGACGGCATGAAATCCGATGTCGTTGGTATCGTCCAGCGCGCTGATTCGGCCACCTCCATCGAACGCGATGTTGAATTTCCGTGGCAGTCCATACATTTCGCGATGGTTCAGAATGGAGTGGTGCATTCGTTTGGCCAGCGGAATCGTCTCGATCAATTCGCAATCATCGATGCCCGATAGCGAGCTGGCGGTACAGTTGCGGATGTTGTCGCCACCGCTTCCCAGCGGGATCACATCCAGTTCCCGCAGCCCGTACAGAATCTCCATCGCTTGATCGGCGGGAATCTCGCGGTACTGCAAATTGGCTCGCGTGGTGACGTCCAAATAGGGTCCCGCACTTCGGTCAGCCAGATCGGCCAACCCGCGGAACTGCCATCCATGAATCAAGCCGCCCGGCAAGCGCATCCGGCACATAAAACTGTCTTGCGCCGGTGCGACATAGAACAGTCCGTGAAACTTCGTCAGAAATGCATCGTTGCCTTTGGGGAACTGACCAGCGTCGCTTCGAGCCTTGATTTCGTCCCACATATCCAGCGGGTTCTTCGACTGTTTGGCCAATTCTTCCTTGACCAGTTTGCCACCCTTGGCGACGGTTTCTCTTTGCGCGATCAAGGCCAGCCGATCCGGTCCTGATGCAGCAGCGTCGGCCTCTGGTTCGGGCAACTTGGTGGATGCTGTTCCGCCGACGGTAGCGCTAGCGGAGCTGCCGCTGATGATCGGCAACCCCGAAACGGCGCGTGCGACATCCGCGCCGAAGGTGAATCCGGATAGGAATTGTTTCTGTTCGTCACTAAAGGGTTCGTTAGCCATGATCGTTTCCTAAGCGGTCGCCTTTCAAGCTTTCAAAATCTTGACGGCGCAGTCCTTGTAGCTGGGTTGTCGGCTGTGAGGATCGAAGTGAGCGAGGGTTAGCCGGTTGGTTGATTCGTAGTGCATCGGCATGAACGCTTGCCCCGGCCGAACGGTGGGGACCACCATTGCCGCAGCAGTCGCTTCCCCGCGGCGGGACTGGACAGTCACCCGTTCGCCGTTGGATACACCGATCCGCGCCGCGTCCTCGGGGTGCAGTTCCACGTAGGGTTGGTTCGGATACAGTTTGCGAAGCACGGGACTTTTGCTGGTCCGAGTCTGGGTGTGCCATTGGCTGACCGTCCCACGTCCGGTCAACAACCAAGTCGGATAGTCCGCACACGGTGGCTCGGGCGGCGGCGTGACATCGTCGACGATCAATCGGGCGCGTCCGTCGGGATGCGCAAAATTGCCGTCTTCGAACAGTCGCCGCTGGGGTGCTGGATCACCGCTGCTTCCTTCGCCGTGGCTGGCTTGGGCCGACGCCTGGGACCATGGCCACTGGATGCCACCACAACGGTCCAGCTGTGCGTACCCATCGATGCCGCTGATGTCGGACCATTTGCCTCGATTGAGTCGCTGCATGATTCGGAACACCGCTTCGGGGTCCGTCCAATCGCGGAACTGATCGCCCACGCCCCAGTAGTGCGCGATGGCCTGGAAGATCCGAAAGTCGGCGAGCGCCTCCCCGGGTGCCTTGCGAACCTTCTTCAGCAGTCCGTAGCGTCGTTCGCTATTGATGAACGTGCCGTCTTTTTCGCCCCAACCGGCAGCCGGCAGAATCATGTCGGCGTGACGGGCGGTATCGGTGGAATCGTACATGTCTTGGACGACCAAGAAGTCCAGTTGGTCCAACAGCGCTCTGGCATCGTCTTGATGAATCCACGAATGCGCGGGGTTGGTGGCGATCACCCACAACCCTTTGATCTTGCCGCTTCGTACGCCTTCCATGATGCGGTCATAGGACCAACCGGTATCGGTGGGGATGTTTTCAACAGGGATGTCCAGTTCCGCGGCCACCTTGGCACGGTCGTCTGCCGATCCAAAATCGTGATGCCCGATCAGGTTGGTCGTGTTGCTCCACAAACGCGACCCCATGGCGTTGCATTGTCCGGTGATGCTGTTGGCGCCGGTACCAGGCCGGCCGATGTTGCCGGTGATCAGCGAAAGGTTGATGATCGCCTGGGCGACTCGCGTGCCCTCGTAACTTTGGTTGACCCCCATCGTCCACCAGAACGACACGGCTTTCCCTTGTCCGATCAAATCGACGACTGAGTGGATTTGATCGACACTGACACCGGCGATCGATGAAACGACGTCGGGAGCGAACGCCTGAACGTGCTGGGCCAGTTGTTCGAAACCATTGGTATGGGCGTCGACGAATCCATGATCGACGTAACCACGCTGAATCACTTCGTGCGTGATCGCATACAACAGCGCCAGGTCACTTTTGGGACTCAGTTGCAAATGTTCCTTGGCCGCCATCGCCGTCTCGGTGCGCCGCGGATCGACGACGATGATCGCCGGATCGTTGGGATTGCGAAGCACGCGTTCCCACATGATGGGGTGAGCGATGCAGGGGTTCGAACCGACGAATACCAACACATCGCTTTGTTCGAAATCATCGTAGGTGTAGGGAGGTGCGTCATACCCGAACGATTCCTTGTAGGCCGTTACGGCGGTTGCCATGCACTGACGCGTGTTGCCGTCGCCGTGTCGGAACCCCATGCCGAACTTGGCAAGTGCGCCCAAGAAAGCCATCTCTTCCGATGCGATCTGGCCGGTGCTTAGGAACGCGACCGAATCGGGCCCGTAAGTGGACTGTATTTCTTTGAAGCGATCACAGAACGACGTCAGCGCCGCATCCCACGACACCTTGTTGAACTTGCCATCGGCGTCACGCACCATTGGCGACGTAGCGCGATCGTCACTGTCCAGCACACGCAGGGCTTCCCAACCCTTGGGGCAGGCCATGCCCAGGTTGACTGGATAACCGGTTTCCGGAGTCAACCCGATCGCTTCGTCATCACGCAGATGCAGACGCAGTCCGCAGCCGGTGCTGCAGTACCCGCATACGGCGGTGGTTGTCGTATCGGCGCGCATCGGGTCGGGGGTCATTCCCAGCCCATGATCCCCAGGCTTCAACAACAATTCACGAGTCATTTCGCCGGTGCGTGCGTGCAGCAACTGGGGCAGTTGAAACCGACGCTTCTGATCGTTTGCGGTTAGCGATTTGAATTCTGGTGGTACCGTACTCATGGGTCTACCCGAGCGTTCCTGGCATGCGGTCATAAACAACGCTGGAAAAGTACAGCAGCCGTTCGGCAAGTTCACCGGCCGCGATCAGCAAGGCCGCAGCCACCATCAACCCAGCCCCCACCTGCGGTGACACAAACGCGATCGCCGCGGCCGCTAGGATCAGGACGCCACCGGCGATCCCGGTTCCCCACCGCAGCTTTGCGAGCGCTGGAAGATCGCGATGCACCAAGCGTTTCGAACGAATGTCCAATCGGGTCAACCGATCACTGCTGGTCCGTGGTGGAACCGGCGAGAGCAAGATCTGGTATTCGTAAACCAGTTTGGCAATCAGAAAAGCGCCAGCAACCGCCGCCATCCATGCGGCGGCTACTGGAACTCCTCCGGCTGCGAATGGCGCTGCCGCCAGCGCAATTCCCGTGACTGCCATCGTGCCGAAAAACCGGACAAAGGTGCGTGTGGGACGCCAAAGTTCACGTTTCGTTGCGATGTAGATCATCGCGCTGCAGTACAGACCAAGCAGACCAACGGGGATGGCAGCCCATAGAGTCAACGAAGCGGCCCATCCGGGGATCACCAACAGAATCGACTCGGGCACATAGTCCGAAAACTGGGGCAACCACAGCAAGCCAACAGCGACCAAGAGCAGCCCGACGTATTTGCCCAGGACGACGGCTTCGCGGCTCAACCAACTGGTCCGCAGTCCCAAGAACACCCGCCATGCTCGCAGCGGTTTCCCCAGGTGCAGGGGTGCCAAGTTCATTCCAACGATTCCCACCACCAACGCGATGGTCGCATTGGAACGTGTGATAGATTCGTCCACCGGTGCCCCAAACAGCCCCGCCATCCCGCTGATCAGTCGTTCGGTCAACAACATGCCGACGGATACTTGGGTGGCGACCAGCAACACGGCCAGCGGCCAATGATTCTCGGCGATCTGATCGACCCCTTCGTCCTGCGGCACCAGCACGGCACCTTCGCGGTGCCCCTGATGTTGGCCGTCGGTCTTCGATCCGACATAGCGAGTGGTGGGTTTGGTGATCGTCGAAAGCGGTGCTCCGGGCGCGATTCGATCCGATTTTGAAAAGGACTGATTGCGGGCCACGGTGTGGATCGCGATCGCTTCGTTGGGACAGGCTTGCACGCACGCAGGCGCCTCGCCGACACTTAGCCGTTGATGGCACATGTCGCATTTGCGGACGATGCCCAAACGTTCGCTGTACTTGGGCACTTCGTACGGACACATCATCATGCAATACTTGCACCCGATGCATTGGTCATCCAAGTGCCGGACGATGCCCGTCACGGGATCCTTTTCGTATGCTTTGACCGGGCAACCGTTGAGACAGCCGGGATCTTCACAGTGGTGGCACGCCGTGGTGACGTGCTGAATCATCGGCAAACTGGTGACCGATGCTGAGGGGGATTCCACTGGGGAAACCGGGGCGGGTTCGCCGATCGTCAGGGTACCGACGCGCCGCCACGATTCGTCTTCTTCCAATCCGTTCATCGTGTGGCAGGCGACCACGCATGCCTTGCAGCCGCTGCACTTGTCCAGGTTCACTTCGAACGCAAACTGTTCGTCAGGTCCAGGTGCGGATGCCGGCAACAGGTCGCGATAGTAACGTTCTTGAGCCGGAGCCAATCCGGATAGCGAGCGATCGGAAACCTTCGCTTCATCCAGTTGGCCATTTTCATGAAGCGTGCTGAAACGCTCGACCGCTGACAACGACTGTTGATCATCGATAAGACCGGAGATGAAATCCGGCGATGGTTGATGATGGGGTGAGTCGGCGATGGACATGATTTCAATCGTGAAAACTTAAAAGATTCCGGCATCGACTGATGGCCGTGAACAGGGTGGTCCGCTTGATGTGAATGGGGTCAAGGAACCGCGACCTGCCCCTTTGTTTCGGACTGGCTTGCCGCTTGATCTCGCTGTCGCTTCTCTGCATCGGCTTTCAGTTTTTTGTGATCCTGATCCTCTAGGAACCCGATCATCTCGCCGCGCAGTTGGTAGTACTCGGGGTGTTCCAGCACATCGGACCGGACGCGGGGTTTATCAAAGGGAATGTGCGAGATCATGCCCACTTTCGCTCGCGGGCCGTTGGTCATGATCACAACGCGATCGCTCATGAACAGGGCTTCGTCCACGTCGTGAGTGATCATCAGCGTGGTGACCTGATCGCGCACTAGGATCTCTAGCAGGATTTCCTGTAGTTCCATCCGAGTCAGCGAATCCAGCATGCCGAACGGTTCGTCCAGCAACAGCATCTTGGGCTTCAGCGCGAACGCACGAGCGATCCCGACTCGCTGTTGCATCCCTTGGGACAGATCCGAGGCTCGCTTGTGCAGCGAATTGCCGAGTCCAACCAAAGTTAGATAGTAAGCGGCGATGTCATGACGTTGGGACTTCGTACCGTGCGGGTAAACTTGGTTGACGCCCAACATCACGTTGTCCAGTGCCGTCATCCAGGGCATCAGACACGGCGACTGAAACACGACTCCGCGGTCAGGTCCGGGGCCGTCGATTTCATGGTTGGCGACCACGATGCCACCATCGGTGATCGAGTTCAGACCGGCGACCATCGACAGCACCGTCGACTTGCCACAGCCCGAATGCCCAAGCAGACAAACGTATTCGCCCTTCTTCATGTTCAGGTTAAAGTCTTCGACGATAACCGCGGGCCCATTGGGCGTATCGTAGGTTTTTCCTAAGCGATACATTTCGACGTAGCCGGCCATGAAAGTACTTTGGTTGGGGTGGTTCAGAACGCGAGTGCAAACGACAAACAGATCGACGGTGCGTTTACGAACTGCTATTCAAGATCGATTTGTGCGGCAACTTCATACTTTGTGGCTGTAAATCGGGAAGTTCGATGTGGGGTGTCGCCATCGTTGCGGCCTCTTGTTCGCGATGCTTTTTGCGTACCTCGATCAAGTAGTTTGTCACCGAGTTGCGCAGTCCCTTGAAGACGGGACTGTGATTCAGTTCCGACGATTTGCGGGGTCGGTCCAGTTCAACCGTGAATGCTGGTCCAAGCGACGCACACGGTCCGGGATTCAGCGGAACGATTCGGTCGGCCACCAAGATTGCTTCGTCGACATCGTTGGTGATCATGACGCAGGTTTGACGTTCTTCTTCCCAGATCTTCAGGATCTCTTCTTGCAGCACACTGCGGGTCATCGCATCGAGTGCCGAAAGAGGTTCGTCCAACAGCAGCACCTTGGGCTTCATCGCCAACGTCCGCGCCAGCGACACCCGCTGCCGCATGCCACCGGAAAGTTCATGGGGACGACGGTGGGCAGCGTGCGTCAGTCCCACCATTTCGATGAATCGTTCGACGTGATCGGCTCGTTCGCCTCTGCCCCATGTGCGAAAGACGCTGTTGACCGACAACGCAATGTTTCCGCGGACGGTCAGCCAAGGAAGCAGCGAATAGTTTTGGAACACCAAACCGCGATCAGGATTCGGACCGGTGATCGGTTGCCCTTCCATCGTCAACGATCCTTGGTCGATCGTTTCCAATCCGGCCAACAGTTTCATGAAGGTGCTTTTGCCGCTGCCGGAGAAGCCAACAATCGCCAAAAATTCGCCTTCCCGAACATTCAGGTTGATGTTGTCGAGCACTTCGACTCGGGTCACGCCGCTGCCAAATCCTTTGCAGACACCCCGCATCTGGATCATCGGTTCCGGTGCGGATGACCGAGCGATGCTGGGCCGAACGCTAGGATCGTTGAGGGCTACGATGCTCATGATGATCACTTCGGTAAGGGAAATGGACTGGGGCGGACGCGAACACGGATCGAACGTGGGCGGACACAGAAAACTGCATCCAAAGGGCGATTCATTAGGATGGCGCGGTGTCTCCGAAACTGACTAGGTTTCGCAGGCAGATCATGACCCGATCAAAGACCAACCCGATGACTCCGATCACCACCACACTGAACGTGATGCGGGCGTAGGAAACCGAAGATCCATTTTGGTAGGTATCCCACACGAATTTTCCGAGTCCCGGGTTCTGAGCCAACATGTCGGCCGCGATCAGAACCATCCAACCGACACCCAAACTGATCCGCAAACCGGCGAACATCAGCGGCAGTGAGGCCGGCAGAATGATCTTGAACAACTTTTGCGACCAAGACAGTTTCAGCACGCGAGCGACGTTCAAGTAATCCTTGTCGACACTGGCAACACCGAAGGTCGTATTGACCAGGGTCGGCCACAAAGAGCAAAGACTGACGGTTGCAGCCGAGGTCAAAAATGCTTTGCTGAAAAACGCGTCGTTGGGGTCGGTATCCGAATACGCCCAAATGATGACGACGGCTGCGATCGGCAACCACGCCAGCGGGCTAACCGGTTTGAACACTTGGATGAACGGCGTCATCGCCGCGTTGAACCAGGGGCTCATCCCACACATCACACCCAGGGGAATGGCAACCGCGGTGGCGAGCAAGAATCCGAAGGCAACGGTCACCAAACTGTTCAGAATCTGGTCCACGAACGTCGGTGCGCTGGTGGGCGTGAAGTTGGCTGCAAGCAGGGCCGACTTTCGATGCAAAACCGCCGCGGCGGTATAGCGATCGGAAAGGTCCCCGCCGGACTGTGCCGCCAAAGTTTCGAACCCACGCGCCTTGGCGAGGTCGTCAATGGCCTCGGCGGTCTTGGCCTGTTTGGCTTGCCGGTCGGCTATTCGCTGATCCGTGTGCATCGCGAACAGCTCGACACCCGCAGTCCACGTCGCCATCGGTCCCGGCAATTGGACGCTATCGCTGACGATCGTTCGTGCCGCCGCGGACCACATGCCGATGAACGCCAACATCGCGATCACAGGCAAGACGACGAATTTGGCAATGCCAATCATCTGTTCCTTGACGTCTTCGCCGGCAGCCAACCGGACAAACGGTTCCAGCATCGGCATCCCGGTGACACTGCAAAACTTCAGAAGACTTCCACGCCAATTCATTTCGAAACTCGATCGTTGTGTTGATAAGGATCGTGCGAGACAAAAAGTGTCCGCCCTCTATTGCCGGGAACCGGCCCTGCGGGTGCTTTGCACAAAAGGCGTCGGACACTTCCTTTCCGCTCAGTGTTACGGTTGATCCGCGATGATCACTATTGACCTGGATTGCCAATTTCAAAGCTGTTGATGTACGCGATCGGATCTTTTGCGTCGTAGGTTTTGCCATCGATAAAATCGGACGTTGGCGACCGATAGCCGTCGTAGTCGTCGGCCGGGACTTCATCGGCACTCAAGTAGCCTTCGTCGATCAACAACCGGGCCGCCTGCTGATAGATCGCTGGCTGATAGATCTTGCGAGCCGTTTCGGCGTACCACTGGGCGGGCTTGGGTTCAGTGATTTGGCCCCATCGACGCATCTGAGTCAGGAACCAAATGCAGTCGCTGTAGTGCGGATAGGTGGCGTGGTATTTGAAGAACACGTTGAAATCGGGCATCTCGCGAACGTCGTCGGACTGGAAGACGAACGTGCCGGTCATGGACCTTTCGATCACGCTGACGTCGGCGCCGACATAGTTGGGACTGCTTAGAATTTGGCAGGCTTCTTGGCGGTTCAGAAAGACGCCGTTTTGGTCAACTGCGTCCAACCATTTGCCAGCCCGGATCAGTGCTTTGACAACGGCCAGGTGAGTGTTGGGATACTTTTCGTCCCACTGTTTCGTCACACCGAACACCTTTTCCGGGTTGTTCTTCCAGACGTCGTAGTTCGTGGTTACCGGCACACCAATTCCAGCCACAACGGCCTTCTGGTTCCACGGTTCGCCAACGCAGTAACCCAGAATGGTGCCCTGTTCCATCGTGGCAGGCATCTGAGGCGGTGGCGTCACCGACAACAGCACGTCGGCGTCTCGGGTGCCATCCAGGTACCGCTGGTCATAGAAACCGGGACTGATCCCGGCCGCTGCCAACCAGTATCGAATTTCGTAGTTGTGGGTGCTGACGGGGAACACCATCCCCATGTTGAAATCTTTGCCCTGTTGCTTGTACTGGTCGACAATCGGTTTCAACGCGTCCGCGGTGATCGGATGTTTCGGATGGTCCGTTTTCAGATTGGGATCATTCTCTTGCATCCGAGACCAGATGTCGTTGGAAACCGTGATCGCGTTTCCGTTGTAATCCAGACTGTAGGCGGTGATCACATCGGCCTTGGTCCCGATGCCGATCGTCGCACCGATCGGTTGACCGGCCAACATATGGGCACCGTCTAGTGAGTGATTGATGACCGCGTCTAGCAAGTCTTTCCAGTTCGATTGGGCAGCCAGTTCGACGCTAAGGCCCTCGTCATCGAAGAAGCCTTTCTCTTTGGCGATCACCAACGGCGCACAGTCAGTCAACTTGATGAACCCGAGTTTCAGGTTGGGCTTTTCGACTTCCAAGCGGACGGTTTTCGATGCTGTTTCGTCCTGCAGGCTGTTGGCGAGCGCATCGATGTCAATGTCGACCTTCGCCGCCGCTCGCTCGAGTTCTTCCCAATTGACCGTGCTGCCAGCACAGCCACCGATCATTGCCACCCAACAGCACACCATGCTCTGCAGTAGACGTTTGGGTGAACGATTCAACATGGCTGCAGATTCACAGTAGGTTGGAAGAAAAGGGGCGTCTGTGGATGCCGGCTGGGGTGCAAAAATTGTCACCGCCTAGCGAACCTGCTGAGACGCAATCGATCGAACTGCCATGCAAGCGCGGTGCCCAAACTCGCATCCCCCAGCCGGCAATCGCGATTGCAACGGATCGACCAACACAAGCAATCGGTGTGGTGAGAAAGGAAACCCTTGTCGTGAAACTAAAGTTTTGGCGTCCAGCGAGCCGCCGCCGCCATGATTTCGGGGATGCTTGAATCACAGGCACTGTAAACCTAGATGCCCAAAAATCGCGCGATGGGGGTGCGGTCACGGATCCGTGTGTGCGCAAACCCGCATTCCGAGGACGGATCGCCGCCAAAAACGACGCGTTTCGGCTGCTTAGATTGCGGACCAACGCGGGCCAACCGTGGCTCGATCCGGTGTATTTGCGGTCGGTTCCCAAGCGGCCCAACCGGACAGGCTGCACCGACCGAATGCGGTACCGACGAACGCCGCTTGACCGCCTGTACCGATTACCCGGCTGTATCGATTGCCCGCCTGTGCGGCTTCTAAGGGATCTGGCGGTGAAGGTGCGGTCGGAGGTCGAAGTGGTCGAACAACGATGTATGGCGGCGATCTGAATTTGTCCCGGTAGATCGGATTCTACGCAGTGCAATGGACGATTTCGCTTTGGTGGATCCCACTTGGGCGAACGTCTATCAACATCAACAAACACCGTCATTGATCTCGCTAGGAAGGCAAAATCAGACATGTCCAATTCAAAACGTAGGTTCACAGGGCTGCTAATCGCGGCCATGGCTGCTGCAGGAATGCAGCACTCGGCGCCACTGATGGCCCAGGTCACCAGCGCGATCAACGCCGACACAGTGCTGTCAGATCCCGACGCGGTTGGATCGCAGATAGCGGTCACCGAGGTCGCTGATCCCCATCAGGTCACGTCGCTGGTGATGGACAGCGAAGTGGCGCCCGTTGGCTTTGATTCCTGCCTGTTGCCCAACCGTGCCAGCGCATGCGATCAGGCCGGTGACGGTTGCAGTTGCCTAGCGGGATGCGACGAAATCGGCGGCTGTGATGCCTGTGGTTGTGCCTCGGCGACCGCGAAACCAGCCGCGACGAAAGCAGGCTGTGCTGATTCGCATAAGGGTGTGTTCTATGCAAACGATTTCAGCTATCTGAAAGACCCGTGCAATCAAAGCGAGTGTTTCGGCGACTGCTTGAAGTTGATGCCCGTTGCCGGTGGCAAGCTTGGCACGCTTGATGTTGGCGGCCAACTGCGGCTGCGATATCACCACGAAGCGGGCATGGGCCGACAGGCTGGCCGGTCAGGATTCCAGGACACGAAAAACGACTTTTTGTTGTCGCGTTTACGGGTCTACAACAACTGGAAGATCAACAATGACGTGCGGGTCTATGCCGAAGGTATCTTCGCGGACGCTACCGCCAACAGCGCCTACATCCCTCGCCCGATCGATCGCAACTCTGCCGATATCCTGAACCTATTCGTCGATCTGCAATTGACCGACAACGCCTCGGTTCGCATCGGTCGGCAAGAGTTGTTGTTTGGATCGCAGCGTGTTGTGTCGCCGCTGGATTGGGCCAACACTCGGCGTACCTTCGAAGGCGTCCGAGGAACCATCCAAGTCGGCGACTGGACCATCGACCCGTTCTTTACCAACCTGGTCCCCGTCACCGCTTTTGATTTTGATGAAGCCGACTATGACCAGTCGTTCTACGGAGTCTATGCATCGGGCAAAGGTTTCGGCGGACACAACACCGACTTGTATTACCTCGGATACGACAACGACATCCAAGGTGCTCCGGTCACCACCAATTTCGAGTTGCACACCTTTGGCGGCCGAGTGAACGGCAAACTAGCCAATGGACCGCTAATGTTCGATGTCGAAGGAGCCTATCAGACGGGCAAACAACAGGGCCTTGGTCTTGACCATCGGGCCGGATTCTTTACCGCCGGTCTGGGATACCAATTCAAGGACGTCGCCTGGAAACCCACGTTGTGGACGTACTACGATTACGCTTCGGGCAATGATGCCGGTGGTTCATTCAACCGATACAACCAACTGTTCCCGTTGGCTCACAAGTATCTCGGCTTCATCGATGCCGCCGCGCGTTCGAACATCTCGTCGCCAAACGCTCTGTTGACGATGTCGCCTTCGAAGAAGATGAAACTTCTGGCTTGGTACTACTACCTAGGCGCCGACGAAAAAGGGGACGTGATCCCAGGCGTGGCCGTTCCATCCAACCAGAATCTGGTCGACGACGACTTCGGCAACGAATTGGACTTGGTCGCCAGTTACACGATTGGACCGCGGTCAGATATCCTGTTCGGCTACTCGCACCTTTGGCGTGGCGACAAGATCATCGGCACCAACGATGCTGATTTCTTCTATTCGCAGTACACGCTGAATTTCTAAGCGATCAGCGAGATAGCGATCAGCGACATCCTGTACCCGATCGGCGGCAAAGCATAGGATCTGGCTTTCCTGTGCCTAGCCGGGTCGGGGTTTTGGTGACCATCGGATGAAGACAATCGACGCCACACGTTCACTGATCGAAAGGCC
Protein-coding regions in this window:
- a CDS encoding molybdopterin oxidoreductase family protein, translating into MSTVPPEFKSLTANDQKRRFQLPQLLHARTGEMTRELLLKPGDHGLGMTPDPMRADTTTTAVCGYCSTGCGLRLHLRDDEAIGLTPETGYPVNLGMACPKGWEALRVLDSDDRATSPMVRDADGKFNKVSWDAALTSFCDRFKEIQSTYGPDSVAFLSTGQIASEEMAFLGALAKFGMGFRHGDGNTRQCMATAVTAYKESFGYDAPPYTYDDFEQSDVLVFVGSNPCIAHPIMWERVLRNPNDPAIIVVDPRRTETAMAAKEHLQLSPKSDLALLYAITHEVIQRGYVDHGFVDAHTNGFEQLAQHVQAFAPDVVSSIAGVSVDQIHSVVDLIGQGKAVSFWWTMGVNQSYEGTRVAQAIINLSLITGNIGRPGTGANSITGQCNAMGSRLWSNTTNLIGHHDFGSADDRAKVAAELDIPVENIPTDTGWSYDRIMEGVRSGKIKGLWVIATNPAHSWIHQDDARALLDQLDFLVVQDMYDSTDTARHADMILPAAGWGEKDGTFINSERRYGLLKKVRKAPGEALADFRIFQAIAHYWGVGDQFRDWTDPEAVFRIMQRLNRGKWSDISGIDGYAQLDRCGGIQWPWSQASAQASHGEGSSGDPAPQRRLFEDGNFAHPDGRARLIVDDVTPPPEPPCADYPTWLLTGRGTVSQWHTQTRTSKSPVLRKLYPNQPYVELHPEDAARIGVSNGERVTVQSRRGEATAAAMVVPTVRPGQAFMPMHYESTNRLTLAHFDPHSRQPSYKDCAVKILKA
- a CDS encoding ABC transporter ATP-binding protein gives rise to the protein MAGYVEMYRLGKTYDTPNGPAVIVEDFNLNMKKGEYVCLLGHSGCGKSTVLSMVAGLNSITDGGIVVANHEIDGPGPDRGVVFQSPCLMPWMTALDNVMLGVNQVYPHGTKSQRHDIAAYYLTLVGLGNSLHKRASDLSQGMQQRVGIARAFALKPKMLLLDEPFGMLDSLTRMELQEILLEILVRDQVTTLMITHDVDEALFMSDRVVIMTNGPRAKVGMISHIPFDKPRVRSDVLEHPEYYQLRGEMIGFLEDQDHKKLKADAEKRQRDQAASQSETKGQVAVP
- a CDS encoding NirA family protein, whose protein sequence is MANEPFSDEQKQFLSGFTFGADVARAVSGLPIISGSSASATVGGTASTKLPEPEADAAASGPDRLALIAQRETVAKGGKLVKEELAKQSKNPLDMWDEIKARSDAGQFPKGNDAFLTKFHGLFYVAPAQDSFMCRMRLPGGLIHGWQFRGLADLADRSAGPYLDVTTRANLQYREIPADQAMEILYGLRELDVIPLGSGGDNIRNCTASSLSGIDDCELIETIPLAKRMHHSILNHREMYGLPRKFNIAFDGGGRISALDDTNDIGFHAVTVDSSKASDDLPAGVYFQLTLGGITGHKDFARPTGVLLRPDECVDVAGAIVRVFVSSGDRTDRKKARLKYVLDDWGFDKFIEAVQADLGRTLRRVDEDRIVVPNQEDRLAHVGWHPQRQTGRSYVGVVLPVGRMTTDQARRIADIADQYGNGEIRLTVWQNLIIPHIRNEDIDAVHQAIVAMGLDDQSTSFRAGLVACTGSAGCKFAASNTKRDAMVIAAALEAKFVLDQPINIHVTGCHNSCAQHYIGDIGLKGAQVEVDDDMVEGYELHLGGGWGSNQAIGRSLFPPMPTEQIVATIVSIVGGYLERRQDSETFAEFSRRSSDDELRSLAAAGMSPADQQTVAT
- a CDS encoding DmsC/YnfH family molybdoenzyme membrane anchor subunit codes for the protein MSIADSPHHQPSPDFISGLIDDQQSLSAVERFSTLHENGQLDEAKVSDRSLSGLAPAQERYYRDLLPASAPGPDEQFAFEVNLDKCSGCKACVVACHTMNGLEEDESWRRVGTLTIGEPAPVSPVESPSASVTSLPMIQHVTTACHHCEDPGCLNGCPVKAYEKDPVTGIVRHLDDQCIGCKYCMMMCPYEVPKYSERLGIVRKCDMCHQRLSVGEAPACVQACPNEAIAIHTVARNQSFSKSDRIAPGAPLSTITKPTTRYVGSKTDGQHQGHREGAVLVPQDEGVDQIAENHWPLAVLLVATQVSVGMLLTERLISGMAGLFGAPVDESITRSNATIALVVGIVGMNLAPLHLGKPLRAWRVFLGLRTSWLSREAVVLGKYVGLLLVAVGLLWLPQFSDYVPESILLVIPGWAASLTLWAAIPVGLLGLYCSAMIYIATKRELWRPTRTFVRFFGTMAVTGIALAAAPFAAGGVPVAAAWMAAVAGAFLIAKLVYEYQILLSPVPPRTSSDRLTRLDIRSKRLVHRDLPALAKLRWGTGIAGGVLILAAAAIAFVSPQVGAGLMVAAALLIAAGELAERLLYFSSVVYDRMPGTLG